One stretch of Oncorhynchus clarkii lewisi isolate Uvic-CL-2024 chromosome 3, UVic_Ocla_1.0, whole genome shotgun sequence DNA includes these proteins:
- the LOC139385391 gene encoding protein rapunzel-like: MAELLMQNKDKIEKAVEIMGQASAILAATVGQLHPILEAVFLVSNVIFSNPEGEDARYLTKQFSMVKQKLEGIQAENNQIAVELENISMNKQNFDREAKILSQHEKYQDIVNAKPESKEKKMEKFLSHYENTDADLNLDALYNDLTGDNISGKPMLVSTEQWSRKAVETFCARLKKLFVAGIIAVIGYASLKKGFMVDEIVKKWLERWEDVENRVKAVLDDYTVNLHKRAKKDMDDQLKEKPGSVDLDFTKSILKTLKEKYYWVSWSVRVFNDKERLFCFNWLVGKKYHGSEGGANYFEVMTKNNIKVMISFSVQPKPINEVQIQQEIEGQKLKRNMMDVAQVLSRSLPNYQVHAVSYYKEVVESNNFQKDCFYYGKHQNVHLYIHAV, encoded by the coding sequence ATGGCAGAATTGCTCATGCAGAACAAGGACAAGATTGAGAAGGCGGTGGAGATCATGGGACAGGCCTCTGCGATCCTGGCAGCCACTGTGggccagctccatcccatcctggAGGCTGTATTCTTAGTATCCAATGTGATCTTCAGCAACCCAGAAGGAGAGGACGCCCGCTATCTGACTAAACAGTTCAGCATGGTCAAGCAGAAACTGGAAGGCATCCAGGCTGAGAACAACCAAATCGCTGTGGAGCTAGAGAATATCTCCATGAATAAGCAGAACTTTGACCGTGAGGCTAAAATTCTCAGCCAGCATGAGAAGTACCAGGACATTGTCAACGCCAAACCAGAGTCAAAAGAGAAGAAGATGGAGAAGTTCCTCAGCCATTATGAGAACACGGACGCAGACTTGAACCTGGACGCCCTCTACAATGATCTTACTGGGGACAATATCTCAGGTAAGCCCATGCTGGTTTCCACAGAACAATGGAGTAGAAAGGCAGTAGAAACGTTCTGTGCCAGGCTTAAGAAGCTCTTTGTGGCGGGCATCATTGCTGTCATTGGTTACGCCAGCCTCAAGAAAGGGTTTATGGTGGATGAGATAGTGAAGAAATGGCTGGAGCGTTGGGAAGATGTTGAGAACCGCGTGAAAGCAGTGTTGGATGATTACACTGTAAATTTACACAAAAGAGCCAAAAAGGATATGGACGACCAGCTTAAGGAGAAACCTGGCAGTGTTGACCTTGACTTCACTAAATCGATATTGAAAACCCTTAAAGAGAAATATTACTGGGTGAGCTGGTCTGTCAGGGTCTTCAATGACAAGGAGCGCCTTTTCTGTTTCAACTGGCTAGTTGGAAAGAAGTACCATGGCAGTGAGGGAGGAGCTAATTACTTTGAAGTGATGACCAAGAACAACATCAAAGTGATGATCTCTTTCAGTGTTCAGCCTAAGCCTATCAACGAGGTTCAGATCCAGCAAGAGATTGAGGGGCAGAAGCTGAAGAGGAACATGATGGATGTGGCTCAGGTCCTCAGCAGAAGTCTCCCCAACTACCAGGTGCATGCTGTCAGCTACTATAAGGAAGTGGTGGAGTCCAACAACTTCCAAAAGGATTGTTTCTACTATGGAAAACACCAAAACGTGCACCTATACATTCATGCTGTTTAG